The Acidimicrobiales bacterium genome has a segment encoding these proteins:
- the malQ gene encoding 4-alpha-glucanotransferase: MIDAALAELAQRWGVQTGYWDVSGTWHDTPVESLVAVLGQLGAPITTPDAAVDACLAHRRSMFEHPIEPVFTVAAGDLLAFELRLPAGTDGRVPVTVVTEDGATHSDLVSLAAVEPHTRHEVDGRSWDVRWVVTALALPVGYHRAIVEVSGVEHRATVLAPPPGLPAFRGAPGWGIFAPTYGFVPSGRPGIDHLGIGHIGDLGALAAGLAPLGARVVSTLPLLATFLDEPFEPSPYSPISRRWWGELHLDPTRLPGLADSPDAQAFVASRRVEAAAADLAAQPLVDHRGAARLMRDLLDTLVADLAGAEGPTAAALERFAADNPELDRYARFRALVEQHGQDWGAVRASWVGQDIGAGDVDPAVVARHRYIQFAADQQFGQLDRQLRSRDQLLALDLPLGANPDGFDVWANPGDYADGVATGAPPDDLFAGGQNWGFPPVHPITSRARAHDELVQAVRHHMGHSGLLRIDHLMSLERLWWIPDGASARDGVYVRYPTNELMAVIAIEAARADVMVLGENLGTVSDEINATMEQWQMLGMYELQFEAWRAEEQGRISEPAPFTVAGLNTHDMPTFAGWWEGHDIIDSVDLGLIEPGEAPARLDERRAQIAALAGVLGRELGAEVAAEPREVLAAALEWLGGTPAQVVLASFEDLWLEERPQNVPGTHDERPNWRRRFALRLSDALDDPTVVGTLEALQRARTDVPTPTEDQQ; this comes from the coding sequence CGCCGATCACCACCCCCGACGCCGCCGTCGACGCCTGCCTCGCCCACCGACGCTCGATGTTCGAGCACCCGATCGAGCCGGTGTTCACCGTGGCGGCGGGCGACCTGCTGGCCTTCGAGCTGCGCCTACCGGCCGGTACCGACGGGCGGGTGCCGGTCACCGTCGTCACCGAGGACGGCGCGACCCACAGCGACCTCGTGTCGCTGGCCGCGGTCGAGCCCCACACCCGTCACGAGGTCGACGGCCGCTCCTGGGACGTGCGCTGGGTCGTCACCGCGCTGGCCCTCCCGGTCGGCTACCACCGCGCGATCGTCGAGGTGTCCGGCGTCGAGCACCGAGCCACGGTCCTCGCGCCGCCGCCCGGGCTGCCCGCCTTCCGGGGTGCGCCCGGTTGGGGAATCTTCGCCCCGACCTACGGGTTCGTCCCCTCCGGTCGGCCCGGGATCGATCACCTCGGCATCGGCCACATCGGCGACCTGGGCGCGCTGGCTGCCGGGCTCGCCCCGCTCGGGGCGCGGGTGGTCTCCACGTTGCCGCTGCTGGCCACCTTTCTCGACGAGCCGTTCGAGCCCAGCCCCTACTCGCCGATCAGCCGGCGGTGGTGGGGCGAGCTGCACCTCGATCCCACCCGCCTGCCCGGGCTGGCTGATAGCCCCGATGCGCAGGCCTTCGTCGCCTCGCGTCGCGTCGAGGCCGCGGCCGCCGACCTCGCGGCCCAACCCTTGGTCGACCACCGGGGCGCTGCCCGGCTGATGCGCGACCTGCTCGACACCCTGGTGGCCGACCTGGCGGGCGCCGAGGGGCCGACCGCAGCCGCGCTCGAGCGCTTCGCCGCCGACAATCCCGAGCTCGACCGCTACGCCCGGTTCCGGGCGCTGGTCGAACAGCACGGTCAGGACTGGGGAGCGGTGCGAGCGTCGTGGGTCGGCCAGGACATCGGCGCCGGCGACGTCGACCCGGCCGTCGTCGCCCGTCACCGCTACATCCAGTTCGCCGCCGATCAGCAGTTCGGCCAGCTCGATCGGCAGCTGCGCTCCCGCGACCAGCTGCTCGCCCTCGATCTACCGCTCGGGGCCAACCCCGACGGCTTCGACGTGTGGGCCAACCCCGGCGACTACGCGGACGGGGTCGCCACCGGTGCGCCACCCGACGATCTCTTCGCCGGTGGCCAGAACTGGGGCTTTCCCCCGGTGCACCCCATCACCAGCCGGGCCCGCGCCCACGACGAGCTGGTGCAGGCGGTCCGACACCACATGGGCCACAGCGGGCTGCTGCGCATCGACCACCTCATGTCGCTCGAGCGGCTGTGGTGGATCCCCGACGGTGCCTCGGCCCGCGACGGCGTCTATGTCCGGTACCCCACCAACGAGCTCATGGCGGTCATCGCCATCGAGGCGGCCAGGGCCGATGTCATGGTGCTGGGCGAGAACCTCGGTACCGTGAGCGACGAGATCAACGCCACCATGGAGCAGTGGCAGATGCTCGGGATGTACGAGCTGCAGTTCGAGGCCTGGCGGGCCGAGGAGCAGGGCCGCATCAGCGAGCCGGCGCCGTTCACCGTCGCCGGGCTCAACACCCACGACATGCCCACCTTCGCCGGTTGGTGGGAGGGTCACGACATCATCGACTCGGTCGACCTCGGGCTCATCGAGCCCGGCGAGGCTCCCGCCCGTCTCGATGAGCGCCGGGCCCAGATCGCGGCCTTGGCTGGTGTGCTCGGACGCGAGCTGGGCGCCGAGGTGGCTGCCGAACCTCGTGAGGTGCTGGCGGCCGCCCTGGAATGGCTCGGCGGCACACCCGCGCAGGTCGTGCTCGCCAGCTTCGAAGACCTCTGGCTCGAGGAACGGCCCCAGAACGTCCCCGGCACCCACGACGAACGCCCGAACTGGCGTCGCCGCTTCGCACTCCGCCTCTCCGACGCGCTCGACGACCCGACTGTCGTCGGCACGCTCGAGGCGCTGCAGCGAGCCCGCACCGATGTCCCCACCCCCACGGAGGACCAGCAGTGA
- a CDS encoding DUF1269 domain-containing protein, whose protein sequence is MSDDTPSWEPQDQSDSAVRADGEYLVAIVFDKPGRASEVLVNVMNLAQEGAVRLSDAVIISKDAEGRGRVQQTVEITPGRGALIGGWLGLFAGLFLGPLAIAGGAAAGAVYGKLSDRGLDDGWIKQMAEWLEPGGSALLLLCAIDDQPALVRELHRYEGTLVTTDLPAHIRSEVEDALRDHLAEAPQPQPWTPPAS, encoded by the coding sequence ATGAGTGACGACACCCCCTCCTGGGAGCCCCAGGACCAGTCCGACAGCGCGGTGCGTGCAGATGGTGAGTACCTCGTCGCCATCGTGTTCGACAAGCCGGGCCGCGCGTCGGAGGTGCTGGTCAACGTCATGAACCTGGCCCAGGAGGGCGCGGTGCGCCTCTCCGACGCGGTGATCATCTCCAAAGATGCCGAAGGTCGCGGCCGGGTGCAACAGACCGTCGAGATCACGCCCGGTCGGGGGGCGCTCATCGGTGGTTGGCTCGGCCTGTTCGCCGGGCTGTTCCTCGGACCCCTCGCCATCGCCGGCGGTGCAGCTGCCGGGGCCGTCTACGGCAAGCTCAGCGACCGTGGCCTCGACGACGGCTGGATCAAGCAGATGGCCGAGTGGCTCGAGCCGGGCGGTTCGGCACTGCTGCTGTTGTGCGCCATCGACGATCAGCCTGCGCTGGTGCGTGAGCTGCACCGCTACGAGGGCACGCTGGTCACCACCGACCTGCCGGCCCACATCCGCTCCGAGGTCGAGGACGCGCTGCGCGACCACCTGGCCGAAGCGCCTCAGCCCCAACCCTGGACCCCGCCCGCTTCCTAG
- the glgC gene encoding glucose-1-phosphate adenylyltransferase produces the protein MVDPSRVLCMVLAGGEGKRLAPLTADRAKPAVPYGGHYRLIDFVLSNLVNAGYRRIIVLTQYKSHSLDVHLSRTWPLSTLLGNYVTSVPAQMRRGPYWFSGSADAIFQNVNIINDEQPDYILVFGADHIYRMDPRQMVDQHVETGAGVTVAALRVPVAESDQFGVLEMKQGTTIGRFREKPTDVQGLDDDPSMTLGSMGNYVFSTETLLDVLNTDALDSSSAHDVGGSIIPLLVDSGIAHAYDFTNNVVPGATERDQGYWRDVGSLDAFYDSHMELVAVHPVFNLYNRDWPILTSVGSLPPAKFVLDEDGRTGMAINSIVCAGAIVSGGTVRRSVISPNVFVDAGALVEDSVLMHDVRVGAGAIVRKAIIDKSVVVPPGARIGVDPDLDAERFTVSPNGVVVIGKHQPVPHG, from the coding sequence GTGGTTGATCCGTCGCGAGTGCTGTGCATGGTCCTGGCCGGAGGCGAGGGCAAGCGCCTGGCCCCCCTGACCGCCGACCGGGCAAAGCCGGCGGTGCCCTACGGCGGCCACTACCGGCTCATCGACTTCGTGTTGTCGAACCTGGTCAACGCCGGCTACCGGCGGATCATCGTGCTCACCCAGTACAAGAGCCACAGCCTCGACGTGCACCTGTCCCGCACCTGGCCGCTGTCGACGTTGCTCGGCAACTACGTCACCTCGGTGCCGGCGCAGATGCGGCGCGGTCCCTACTGGTTCTCGGGTTCGGCCGATGCCATCTTCCAGAACGTCAACATCATCAACGACGAGCAGCCCGACTACATCCTGGTGTTCGGCGCCGATCACATCTACCGCATGGACCCTCGCCAGATGGTCGACCAGCACGTCGAGACCGGTGCGGGCGTCACGGTCGCGGCGCTGCGGGTGCCGGTCGCCGAGTCCGACCAGTTCGGGGTGCTCGAGATGAAGCAGGGCACCACCATCGGTCGGTTCCGGGAGAAGCCGACCGACGTGCAGGGGCTCGACGACGACCCGTCGATGACACTGGGGTCGATGGGCAACTACGTGTTCAGCACCGAGACGTTGCTCGATGTGTTGAACACCGATGCGCTCGATTCGTCGTCGGCCCACGACGTCGGCGGGAGCATCATCCCCCTGCTCGTCGACAGCGGTATCGCCCACGCCTACGACTTCACCAACAACGTCGTGCCGGGAGCCACCGAGCGCGACCAGGGCTACTGGCGAGACGTCGGGAGCCTCGACGCGTTCTACGACTCGCACATGGAACTGGTGGCGGTCCATCCTGTGTTCAACCTCTACAACCGAGATTGGCCGATCCTCACCTCGGTCGGGTCCCTTCCTCCCGCCAAGTTCGTGCTCGACGAGGACGGTCGCACGGGCATGGCGATCAACTCGATCGTGTGTGCCGGCGCCATCGTCTCGGGCGGGACCGTCCGACGTTCGGTGATCTCCCCGAACGTCTTCGTCGACGCCGGTGCGTTGGTCGAGGACTCGGTCCTCATGCACGACGTCCGCGTCGGTGCGGGAGCGATCGTGCGCAAGGCGATCATCGACAAGAGCGTGGTCGTGCCGCCCGGTGCACGCATCGGGGTCGATCCAGATCTCGACGCCGAGCGGTTCACGGTGTCCCCCAACGGTGTGGTGGTCATCGGCAAGCACCAGCCGGTGCCCCACGGCTGA
- the glgX gene encoding glycogen debranching protein GlgX has protein sequence MHTWPGKPAPLGASFDGTGTNFSVFSEAADAVELCLFDDDGTESRVELSEVTALCHHGYLRGIMPGQRYGFRVHGPWEPTAGQRCNPAKLLLDPYATAVEGEVRWDDAVFGHRLGEPTTVRDDRDSALFVPRSVVTSPFFDWDDDQPPRVPNDETVIYELHTRGFTRLHPEVPPELRGTYLALTEPAVIDHLVSLGVTTVELMPVHQFVHDHALHQRGLRNYWGYNSIAYLAPHNEYAVAGQRGEQVLEFKAMVKALHAAGIEVILDVVYNHTGEGRADGPTLSMRGIDNAAYYRLDPDDPSRYLDYTGTGNTMNMQHPHVLQLIMDSLRYWVTEMHVDGFRFDLAATLARELHDVDRLSAFFDIIQQDPVISRVKLIAEPWDLGEGGYQVGNFPPLWAEWNGRYRDTVRDYWRGAEATLAEFASRFTGSADLYQASGRRPHASINFVTSHDGFTLADLVSYEQKHNLANGEENRDGDDHNRSWNGGIEGPTDDAAINELRARQRRNFLVTLFLSQGVPMLLAGDELGRTQRGNNNAYCQDNEVSWVDWQGKDDELLTYTQALIALRARHPVFRRGGHFAGEMTPGSDAPDVAWFTPAGVPMTDDDWQQGYARSLTVFLNGEGITDRGERGERILDESFFVLFNADRNSATFTLPGGAWAEAWEVLFDTADAIPPEEEDYRGLVFHHGSAIHLTGRSVVVLREIVNQ, from the coding sequence GTGCACACCTGGCCCGGCAAGCCCGCTCCGCTCGGCGCGAGCTTCGACGGAACCGGCACCAACTTCTCGGTGTTCTCCGAAGCCGCCGACGCGGTGGAGCTGTGCCTGTTCGACGACGACGGCACCGAGTCCCGCGTCGAGCTGTCCGAGGTCACCGCACTGTGCCACCACGGGTACCTACGCGGGATCATGCCCGGGCAGCGGTACGGCTTCCGGGTCCACGGCCCCTGGGAGCCCACCGCCGGGCAGCGGTGCAACCCTGCGAAGCTGCTGCTCGACCCCTATGCCACCGCGGTCGAGGGCGAGGTCCGCTGGGACGACGCGGTCTTCGGCCATCGGCTCGGTGAGCCGACCACCGTCCGCGACGATCGCGACTCGGCGTTGTTCGTCCCCAGGTCCGTCGTCACCTCCCCCTTCTTCGACTGGGACGACGACCAGCCGCCACGTGTCCCCAACGACGAGACGGTCATCTACGAGCTCCACACCCGAGGGTTCACCCGCCTGCACCCCGAGGTACCGCCCGAACTGCGTGGCACCTACCTCGCCCTGACCGAACCGGCGGTCATCGACCACCTGGTCTCGCTCGGCGTCACCACCGTCGAGCTGATGCCGGTCCACCAGTTCGTCCATGACCATGCCCTGCACCAGCGGGGCCTGCGCAACTACTGGGGGTACAACTCGATCGCGTACCTCGCACCCCACAACGAGTACGCGGTCGCCGGACAACGGGGTGAGCAGGTCCTCGAGTTCAAGGCGATGGTCAAGGCGTTGCACGCAGCGGGGATCGAGGTGATCCTCGACGTTGTCTACAACCACACCGGCGAAGGGCGCGCCGACGGCCCCACCCTGTCGATGCGGGGGATCGACAACGCCGCCTACTACCGGCTCGATCCCGACGACCCCAGCCGCTACCTCGACTACACCGGTACCGGCAACACCATGAACATGCAGCATCCCCACGTGCTGCAGCTGATCATGGACAGCCTCCGCTACTGGGTCACCGAGATGCACGTCGACGGCTTCCGCTTCGACCTGGCCGCGACCCTTGCCCGCGAGCTGCACGACGTCGACCGGCTGTCCGCCTTCTTCGACATCATCCAGCAGGACCCGGTGATCAGCAGGGTGAAGCTCATCGCCGAGCCGTGGGATCTGGGCGAGGGCGGCTATCAGGTCGGGAACTTCCCACCGCTGTGGGCCGAGTGGAACGGCCGCTACCGCGACACCGTCCGCGACTACTGGCGAGGCGCCGAGGCCACCCTGGCCGAGTTCGCCTCACGGTTCACCGGCAGCGCCGACCTGTACCAGGCGTCGGGTCGCCGGCCGCACGCCTCGATCAACTTCGTCACCTCCCACGACGGGTTCACCCTCGCCGATCTCGTGTCCTACGAGCAGAAGCACAACCTGGCCAACGGCGAGGAGAACCGCGACGGCGACGACCACAACCGGTCGTGGAACGGCGGGATCGAGGGACCCACCGACGACGCCGCGATCAACGAGCTCCGGGCCCGCCAACGTCGCAACTTCCTGGTCACGTTGTTCCTCTCCCAGGGCGTGCCGATGCTGTTGGCCGGCGACGAGCTCGGACGTACCCAGCGGGGCAACAACAACGCCTACTGCCAGGACAACGAGGTCTCCTGGGTCGACTGGCAGGGCAAGGACGACGAGCTGCTGACCTACACCCAGGCGCTCATCGCCCTGCGTGCCCGCCACCCGGTGTTCCGGCGGGGCGGGCACTTCGCCGGTGAGATGACCCCGGGCAGCGACGCACCCGATGTGGCGTGGTTCACTCCCGCCGGGGTGCCGATGACCGACGACGACTGGCAGCAGGGCTACGCCCGATCGCTCACGGTGTTCCTCAACGGCGAGGGCATCACCGACCGCGGCGAGCGGGGTGAGCGGATCCTCGACGAGAGCTTCTTCGTGCTCTTCAACGCCGACCGCAACAGCGCGACGTTCACGCTGCCGGGCGGAGCATGGGCCGAGGCATGGGAGGTCCTGTTCGACACCGCCGACGCCATCCCGCCCGAGGAGGAGGACTACCGGGGGCTGGTGTTCCACCACGGGTCGGCGATCCACCTCACCGGACGGTCGGTCGTCGTGCTGCGCGAGATCGTCAACCAGTGA
- a CDS encoding ATP-binding protein → MSAARISTGTAHVGWDVEPDTTMVAETRRRTGQLLSEWGCHTLVTDAQLVVTELVNNAILHAGSGCRVSLALSDDRLTIQVTDDDASPPQPQPFDPHREGGRGLLIVSTLATSWGIEPAGTGKTVWAELAA, encoded by the coding sequence GTGAGCGCGGCGAGGATCTCGACCGGTACCGCCCATGTGGGGTGGGACGTCGAACCCGACACCACGATGGTCGCCGAGACTCGGAGGCGGACCGGCCAGCTGCTCTCGGAGTGGGGATGTCACACCCTGGTGACCGATGCGCAGCTCGTCGTCACCGAGCTGGTGAACAACGCGATCCTCCATGCCGGGTCAGGCTGCCGCGTCTCGCTGGCTCTCTCCGACGATCGCCTCACGATCCAGGTCACCGACGACGACGCCAGCCCGCCCCAGCCCCAACCATTCGACCCGCACCGCGAGGGCGGTCGAGGCCTGCTCATCGTCTCGACCCTGGCCACCAGTTGGGGGATCGAGCCCGCAGGCACCGGCAAGACCGTCTGGGCCGAGCTCGCCGCCTGA
- the glgA gene encoding glycogen synthase, whose protein sequence is MRVALLTREFPPEVYGGAGVHVEYLSQHLSTLLDVEVHAFGRPRPSPLVAATYQPWEALGSDAPHAAALDTISVDLAMASGVGDTDLVHSHTWYTNLAGHIAKLIHEIPHVATAHSLEPMRPWKAEQLGGGYAVASWCERTGLASADAIIAVSAGMRLDIARSYPELDLERVHVIHNGIDTDEYRPDPATDHLVAHGVDPDRPYLLFVGRITRQKGVSHLLDAAHLLDHDVQVVLCAGQPDTPEIGAEVKAKVDQLQAERHNVVWIDEMIERPAIIQLMTHASVFVCPSIYEPFGLINVEAMACETPVVACAVGGIPEVVVDGETGRLVDFEHDEGHFGFPADPSRLAAELAGRIDELLADPGRARQMGEAGRRRVLERFSWPEIAARTVELYRSVSELHG, encoded by the coding sequence ATGCGTGTCGCGCTGCTCACCCGCGAGTTCCCCCCGGAGGTGTACGGAGGCGCCGGGGTCCACGTCGAATATCTGTCCCAGCACCTGTCGACGCTGCTCGACGTCGAGGTCCACGCCTTCGGCAGGCCCCGGCCATCGCCGCTGGTCGCTGCCACCTACCAGCCGTGGGAGGCGCTCGGCTCCGACGCTCCCCACGCCGCGGCGCTCGACACGATCTCGGTCGATCTGGCCATGGCCTCGGGAGTGGGCGACACCGATCTGGTGCACTCCCACACCTGGTACACCAACCTGGCTGGCCACATCGCCAAGCTGATCCACGAGATCCCCCACGTGGCCACCGCGCACAGCCTCGAACCGATGCGCCCCTGGAAGGCCGAGCAGCTCGGTGGGGGCTACGCCGTCGCCTCGTGGTGCGAGCGCACCGGTCTCGCCAGCGCCGATGCCATCATCGCCGTCTCGGCCGGGATGCGCCTCGACATCGCCCGCTCCTACCCCGAGCTCGATCTCGAACGGGTCCACGTGATCCACAACGGGATCGACACCGACGAGTACCGGCCCGATCCCGCCACCGACCATCTGGTCGCCCACGGTGTCGACCCCGACCGGCCCTACCTGCTCTTCGTGGGGCGCATCACCCGCCAGAAGGGGGTGAGTCACCTGCTCGACGCCGCCCACCTGCTCGACCACGACGTGCAGGTGGTGCTGTGCGCGGGGCAGCCCGACACCCCCGAGATCGGAGCCGAGGTCAAGGCCAAGGTCGACCAGCTCCAGGCCGAGCGCCACAACGTGGTCTGGATCGACGAGATGATCGAGCGGCCGGCGATCATCCAGCTCATGACCCACGCCTCGGTGTTCGTCTGCCCGTCGATCTACGAGCCGTTCGGGCTGATCAACGTCGAGGCCATGGCCTGCGAGACCCCGGTCGTGGCCTGCGCGGTCGGTGGGATCCCCGAGGTCGTCGTCGACGGGGAGACAGGCCGCCTCGTCGACTTCGAACACGACGAGGGCCACTTCGGGTTTCCCGCGGACCCCTCCCGGCTCGCTGCCGAGCTGGCCGGGCGGATCGACGAGCTCCTGGCCGACCCCGGTCGGGCACGACAGATGGGCGAGGCCGGTCGCCGGCGGGTGCTCGAACGCTTCTCCTGGCCCGAGATCGCGGCTCGCACCGTCGAGCTCTACCGCTCGGTGTCGGAGCTGCACGGGTAG
- the glgB gene encoding 1,4-alpha-glucan branching protein GlgB: MTTPEPGSIFGSDPPSSSAPSSSSSPSPGASSSGGAEPTMLGDHDLHLFNEGTHRYLHRHLGAHPIEHEGRPGTWFGVWAPSGREVSVVGDFNQWDPAADPLRPRGASGIWEGWIPGIGAGTLYKYSIVGPSGRTFEKADPFATLAEVPPNTASVIWNLDYTWRDDDWMSTRAEHNALDAPISIYEVHLGSWGKVAGTDSRFPTYREIAEPLADHVEAHGFTHIELMPVMEHPFYGSWGYQCTGYFAPTSRYGSPQDLMHMVDLLHQRGIGVLVDWVPSHFPADAHGLGYFDGTNLFEHQDRRLGHHPDWDSLIFNYGRHEVRAFLISSAVSWLDRYHIDGIRVDAVASMLYRDYSRNDGEWIPNEYGGRENLEAISLLREMNSATFAEFPGTTTFAEESTAWPMVSRPVYVGGLGFGFKWDMGWMHDTLQHFQRDPIHRQHHYHELTFRGVYYSTENYTLPLSHDEVVHGKGSLLNKMPGDRWQQLASLRLLYAYQWAQPGKKLLFMGCELAQETEWNHEATLEWERLDDPSHAGVARVIADLNELYRSLPALHQQDCADEGFEWVEASDTTNNVVAFLRHGVYDEATPPVLAVFNLAPNVQYNYRLGVPSAGFWVERLNTDAELYGGSGVGNLGGVESLPVPSHGRYHSVVLTLPPLGALYLQLDRPD; the protein is encoded by the coding sequence GTGACCACGCCCGAACCCGGATCGATCTTCGGCTCCGACCCGCCCTCGAGCTCCGCGCCGAGCTCCTCGTCGAGCCCGTCCCCAGGTGCATCGTCGAGCGGCGGTGCCGAACCCACCATGCTCGGCGATCACGACCTGCACCTGTTCAACGAGGGCACCCATCGCTACCTCCACCGCCATCTCGGCGCCCACCCGATCGAGCACGAGGGTCGGCCCGGCACCTGGTTCGGCGTGTGGGCACCCAGCGGCCGAGAGGTGTCGGTCGTCGGCGACTTCAACCAGTGGGACCCGGCCGCCGACCCGCTGCGTCCCCGAGGAGCATCGGGGATCTGGGAGGGCTGGATCCCCGGCATCGGCGCCGGGACGCTCTACAAGTACAGCATCGTCGGTCCGTCCGGCCGTACCTTCGAAAAGGCCGATCCCTTCGCCACGCTGGCCGAGGTCCCGCCCAACACCGCATCGGTGATCTGGAACCTCGACTACACCTGGCGCGACGACGACTGGATGTCGACCAGGGCCGAGCACAACGCGCTCGATGCCCCCATCTCGATCTATGAGGTGCACCTCGGGTCGTGGGGAAAGGTGGCGGGAACGGACAGTCGATTCCCCACCTACCGCGAGATCGCCGAGCCGCTCGCCGATCACGTCGAGGCCCACGGCTTCACCCACATCGAGCTGATGCCGGTCATGGAGCACCCCTTCTACGGGTCGTGGGGCTACCAGTGCACCGGCTACTTCGCTCCCACCAGCCGCTACGGCTCGCCCCAGGACCTCATGCATATGGTCGACCTGCTGCACCAGCGAGGCATCGGCGTGCTCGTCGACTGGGTGCCGTCGCACTTCCCCGCCGACGCCCACGGGCTCGGCTACTTCGACGGCACCAACCTGTTCGAGCACCAGGACCGTCGCCTCGGCCACCACCCCGACTGGGACAGCCTCATCTTCAACTACGGGCGTCACGAGGTGCGGGCGTTCCTCATCTCCTCGGCCGTCTCGTGGCTCGACCGCTACCACATCGACGGGATCCGGGTCGATGCCGTGGCCTCGATGCTCTACCGCGACTACTCACGCAACGACGGTGAGTGGATCCCCAACGAGTACGGTGGTCGCGAGAACCTCGAGGCCATCAGCCTGCTGCGCGAGATGAACAGCGCCACCTTTGCCGAGTTTCCGGGAACGACCACCTTCGCCGAGGAGTCCACCGCCTGGCCGATGGTGTCGCGGCCGGTCTACGTGGGCGGCCTCGGGTTCGGGTTCAAGTGGGACATGGGCTGGATGCACGACACGCTCCAGCACTTCCAGCGCGATCCCATCCACCGCCAGCACCACTATCACGAGCTCACGTTCCGCGGCGTCTACTACTCCACCGAGAACTACACCCTGCCGCTGTCCCACGACGAGGTCGTGCACGGCAAGGGCTCGCTGCTCAACAAGATGCCGGGTGACCGGTGGCAGCAGCTGGCCTCGCTGCGGCTGCTCTATGCCTACCAGTGGGCCCAGCCGGGCAAGAAGCTGCTGTTCATGGGGTGCGAGCTCGCCCAGGAGACCGAGTGGAACCACGAGGCGACCTTGGAGTGGGAGCGTCTCGACGATCCCTCCCACGCCGGTGTCGCGCGGGTCATCGCCGACCTGAACGAGCTGTACCGCTCACTGCCCGCCCTGCACCAACAGGACTGCGCCGACGAGGGGTTCGAGTGGGTCGAGGCGTCGGACACCACCAACAACGTGGTGGCCTTCCTCCGCCACGGCGTCTACGACGAGGCCACGCCTCCGGTGCTGGCGGTGTTCAACCTCGCCCCCAACGTTCAGTACAACTACCGCTTGGGCGTCCCGAGCGCCGGGTTCTGGGTCGAGCGCCTCAACACCGACGCCGAGCTCTACGGCGGCAGCGGGGTCGGCAACCTCGGCGGTGTCGAGTCGCTGCCGGTGCCGAGCCACGGGCGCTACCACTCCGTGGTGCTCACCCTGCCCCCGCTCGGAGCCCTCTACCTCCAGCTCGACCGGCCGGATTGA
- a CDS encoding pyridoxal phosphate-dependent aminotransferase, translated as MTPRYLVERMRGFGETIFAEMSALAVETGAINLGQGFPDTDGPIQVSDAAIEAIRSGHNQYPPGIGIPELRHAVADHQHRFYGIDLDPDTEVLVTAGATEAIAAAILSLCEPGDEVVTFEPYYDSYAATVALAGATLRTVTLRPPEFDYDPAELEDAIGPDTRLILLNSPHNPTGKVFAPDELAHVARLAVEHDVLVVTDEVYEHMVFDGVHTPLETLPGMDERTLTISSAGKTLSFTGWKIGWVTGPAELVATVRTVKQYLTYVSGGPFQHAAAVGLRLGDDYFEGLTADLRARRDLLCDGLADVGFEVYRPAGTYFVVADILPFGTSDGRRFCLELPERCGVVAVPCEVFYQHPDRGRNLVRFTFTKRTEVLESAIDRLGALAG; from the coding sequence GTGACACCGAGGTACCTGGTCGAGCGGATGCGGGGGTTCGGCGAGACGATCTTTGCCGAGATGTCGGCCCTGGCCGTCGAGACCGGGGCCATCAACCTGGGTCAGGGGTTCCCCGACACAGACGGCCCCATCCAGGTCTCCGACGCTGCGATCGAGGCCATCCGGTCGGGCCACAACCAGTACCCGCCGGGCATCGGCATCCCCGAGCTTCGCCACGCCGTCGCCGACCACCAGCACCGCTTCTACGGCATCGACCTCGATCCCGACACCGAGGTGCTGGTCACCGCGGGGGCCACCGAGGCCATCGCCGCCGCCATCTTGTCGTTGTGCGAACCCGGCGACGAGGTCGTCACCTTCGAGCCGTACTACGACTCCTATGCCGCCACCGTCGCCCTCGCCGGGGCGACCCTGCGGACGGTCACCCTGCGACCACCCGAGTTCGACTACGACCCGGCCGAGCTCGAGGACGCGATCGGGCCCGACACACGGCTGATCCTGCTCAACTCGCCCCACAACCCCACGGGCAAGGTGTTCGCACCGGACGAGCTGGCCCACGTCGCTCGCCTGGCGGTCGAGCACGACGTGCTGGTGGTGACCGACGAGGTGTACGAGCACATGGTGTTCGACGGGGTCCACACCCCTCTCGAGACCCTGCCCGGGATGGACGAGCGAACCCTCACCATCTCGTCCGCGGGCAAGACGCTGTCGTTCACCGGCTGGAAGATCGGATGGGTGACCGGGCCCGCCGAGCTGGTGGCCACCGTCCGCACCGTCAAGCAGTACCTCACCTACGTCAGCGGTGGGCCGTTCCAGCACGCAGCCGCGGTCGGGCTCCGGCTCGGTGACGATTACTTCGAGGGGCTGACCGCCGACCTGCGGGCCAGGCGCGATCTGCTGTGCGACGGCCTGGCCGACGTCGGCTTCGAGGTGTACCGACCGGCCGGCACCTACTTCGTGGTCGCCGACATCTTGCCGTTCGGCACGAGCGACGGGCGCCGGTTCTGCCTCGAGCTACCCGAGCGATGCGGGGTCGTGGCGGTGCCCTGCGAGGTCTTCTACCAGCACCCCGATCGGGGACGGAACCTGGTGCGGTTCACCTTCACCAAGCGCACCGAGGTGCTCGAGTCGGCCATCGATCGGCTGGGCGCGCTCGCCGGTTGA